From a single Micromonospora pallida genomic region:
- a CDS encoding HAD-IC family P-type ATPase has translation MTSLGRIAGRVLPVAVPRLVADASRGAGTAAVRLARTAGLTSRRVWSRPGRHHIEVHGVCQDGGDRLAHQVERALEKQPGVSWARVNAPSGRVVVAVETPEPRLRDLIQTIERVERRCEHQPDPGIPPPHPPEEGPRTPRTLGGLASDVFGLTLSAATRILPFTPLPGEVAGLLGAIDLHPRLHALANRGLRADPRADLLFPLAEAVVQGLSGGWTGLVLDGAQRVVQWGEARAQQTAWKRAEPQLTGDPDRAVARAPTHHRPRAKPDGPIERYINRMLLAGAAAGAAALPAVGAKRAAALALASLPKAPGSGREGYAAQLGRILARRGVIAMNRAVLRELDRIDILVLDAAVLGSDRGSLVDLAPLADADPEKVASRAFTLFDPAAPRQQQDIEGWRLAPLDRLDVRHPGDNDASRRLRDAGGLLLGLAKGKTLTAVLQVEPEPAPGVDALSVAARQAGLRLVVAGDAARRYDFADAVLPGGPRLVETVRALQFDGAVVMLVSADRAALGVSDCGLGIGGPDDPPPWGAHLLVGTDLRTCALVVEATGVARRMSRQNIRLAEVGAGLGALGAFTAAPELLPGRALAAVNGTAALAFAHGVWRARRLPQRTDTPAPTVTAWHLMPVDVVLDRLDTGPDGLSAAEAASRRGRDTGGGPESGNLLRALLDELANPLTPVLAVGAALSAAFGSVVDAALVGGVVGGSALIGAVHQRNTERSLAKLLSRTAVTARVRRDGTEQVVAADDLVVGDVILLEPGDAVPADCRVLESAGLEADESSLTGESLPVAKTDRPVVAAEVADRHSMLYEGTTVAAGHGTAVVVGTGADTEAGRSLALARQGAPAGGVEARLGSLTRAALPLAAASAISVAGAGLLRGVPLAETAATAANLAVASVPEGLPFLVSAAQLAAARRLAEHGALVRNPRTIEALGRVDVLCFDKTGTLTEGQLRLAGFGNGDRYASMDQLAGSPHLRATFAAALRATPEADDPEELPEQTDRAIRIGARTVDGVTEQVGATGWRSVGGLPFEPSRGYHATLGETDDGLLLSVKGAPERVLPRCVAHRMPGGDDRPLDEPGRTRLNETLAERAGAGHRVLAIAERRVTGREVTDDDVRDLVFVGYLTLADGVRESAAPAVHRIRQAGVHTIMITGDHPATAEAIAATISTDDTNQRVVTATELDQLDDDALAARLTRTDVVARCTPTHKVRIIQALQKGGRVVAMTGDGANDAPAIRLADVGIALGQRGTPAAKAAADLVVTDDRLETIIATLVEGRAMWSSVRHALSILVGGNLGEIAFSVLTAAATGRSALTGRQLLLVNLLTDLVPAMAIAVRPPSLHDGDHLLREGPDTSLGETLNREIGLRAAATTLGATAGWTLARWTGSQRRAGTVALASLVGTQLGQTVMAGGTGPTVLASTAASIGALVAVVQTPGVSQFFGCTPLGPVGWTIATGSALGATLGNGALSRLVDRLPRPPS, from the coding sequence ATGACCTCGCTGGGTCGGATCGCCGGCCGCGTCCTTCCCGTGGCCGTGCCACGGCTCGTGGCCGACGCCTCCCGCGGCGCGGGCACCGCAGCCGTACGCCTGGCCCGTACCGCCGGACTCACCTCCCGCCGGGTCTGGTCCCGGCCCGGCCGGCACCACATCGAGGTGCACGGGGTCTGCCAGGACGGCGGCGACCGCCTGGCCCACCAGGTCGAGCGGGCGTTGGAGAAACAGCCCGGGGTGAGCTGGGCACGGGTCAACGCCCCGTCCGGTCGGGTGGTGGTGGCCGTCGAGACACCCGAGCCCCGCCTCCGTGACCTGATCCAGACGATCGAGCGGGTGGAGCGGCGCTGCGAACACCAACCCGACCCGGGGATCCCACCGCCGCACCCGCCCGAGGAGGGCCCCCGGACCCCACGCACGCTCGGTGGGCTCGCCTCCGACGTGTTCGGTCTGACCCTCTCCGCCGCCACCCGGATCCTGCCGTTCACCCCGCTGCCCGGCGAGGTCGCCGGACTTCTCGGCGCGATCGACCTGCACCCGAGGCTGCACGCCCTGGCCAACCGGGGACTACGCGCGGACCCCCGGGCCGACCTGCTCTTTCCACTCGCCGAGGCGGTCGTGCAGGGCCTCTCCGGCGGCTGGACCGGCCTGGTGCTCGACGGCGCGCAGCGGGTCGTGCAGTGGGGCGAGGCCCGCGCCCAGCAGACCGCGTGGAAACGCGCCGAGCCGCAGCTCACCGGCGATCCGGATCGGGCCGTCGCCCGCGCGCCCACGCACCACCGGCCCCGCGCCAAGCCGGACGGACCGATCGAGCGGTACATCAACCGGATGCTCCTCGCCGGCGCGGCGGCCGGGGCGGCGGCCCTGCCGGCGGTGGGCGCGAAACGGGCCGCCGCGCTCGCCCTCGCCTCCCTACCGAAGGCCCCCGGTTCCGGTCGCGAGGGGTACGCCGCCCAACTGGGACGGATCCTGGCCCGCCGGGGTGTCATTGCGATGAACCGTGCCGTGCTGCGGGAACTCGACCGGATCGACATCCTGGTCCTGGACGCGGCGGTGCTCGGCTCCGACCGGGGGTCCCTCGTCGACCTGGCCCCGCTGGCCGACGCGGACCCGGAGAAGGTCGCCTCCCGCGCCTTCACCCTCTTCGACCCGGCCGCACCACGACAGCAGCAGGACATCGAGGGCTGGCGACTCGCCCCGCTGGACCGGCTCGACGTACGTCACCCGGGGGACAACGACGCCAGCCGGCGGCTACGGGACGCTGGCGGTCTGCTGCTCGGGCTGGCCAAGGGGAAGACCCTGACGGCGGTGCTGCAGGTCGAGCCCGAGCCGGCCCCGGGCGTGGACGCGCTGTCGGTCGCCGCCCGGCAGGCCGGCCTTCGGCTGGTGGTGGCCGGCGACGCCGCCCGGCGGTACGACTTCGCCGACGCCGTTCTCCCGGGTGGTCCCCGCCTCGTCGAGACGGTACGGGCCCTCCAGTTCGACGGCGCGGTGGTGATGCTGGTCTCCGCCGACCGGGCGGCTCTCGGCGTCTCCGACTGCGGTCTCGGCATCGGCGGACCCGACGACCCGCCGCCCTGGGGCGCGCACCTGCTCGTCGGCACCGACCTGCGAACCTGCGCGCTGGTCGTCGAGGCGACCGGGGTGGCCCGCCGGATGAGCCGGCAGAACATCCGGCTCGCCGAGGTGGGCGCCGGGCTCGGCGCGCTGGGGGCGTTCACCGCCGCCCCGGAACTCCTGCCCGGCCGGGCTCTCGCCGCGGTCAACGGCACCGCCGCGCTGGCCTTCGCGCACGGGGTCTGGCGGGCCCGGCGCCTGCCCCAACGGACGGACACCCCGGCCCCGACCGTCACCGCCTGGCACCTGATGCCGGTCGACGTGGTCCTCGACCGGCTCGACACCGGCCCGGACGGACTCAGCGCCGCCGAGGCGGCCAGCCGGCGGGGCCGGGACACCGGCGGCGGACCCGAGAGCGGCAACCTGCTCCGGGCGCTGCTCGACGAACTCGCCAACCCGCTCACCCCGGTCCTCGCCGTCGGAGCGGCCCTATCCGCCGCGTTCGGCTCGGTCGTCGACGCCGCCCTGGTCGGCGGGGTGGTCGGCGGGTCCGCCCTGATCGGAGCGGTGCACCAACGCAACACCGAACGATCCCTGGCGAAGCTGCTCTCCCGTACGGCGGTGACCGCCCGGGTCCGCCGCGACGGCACCGAGCAGGTGGTCGCCGCCGACGACCTGGTGGTCGGCGACGTGATCCTGCTCGAACCGGGGGACGCGGTACCCGCCGACTGCCGGGTGCTGGAGTCGGCGGGACTGGAGGCCGACGAGTCGTCGCTGACCGGCGAGTCGCTACCGGTGGCCAAGACCGACCGACCGGTGGTGGCCGCCGAGGTCGCCGACCGGCACTCGATGCTCTACGAGGGCACCACCGTCGCCGCCGGACACGGCACCGCCGTGGTGGTCGGCACCGGGGCCGACACCGAGGCGGGACGGAGTCTCGCGCTGGCCCGGCAGGGGGCACCGGCCGGCGGGGTGGAGGCCCGGCTCGGCAGCCTGACCCGGGCAGCGCTTCCGCTGGCCGCCGCCTCGGCGATCTCGGTCGCCGGGGCGGGATTACTACGGGGCGTACCCCTGGCCGAGACGGCGGCGACCGCCGCGAACCTGGCCGTCGCCTCGGTGCCGGAGGGGCTGCCGTTCCTGGTCAGCGCCGCGCAACTGGCGGCGGCCCGGCGCCTGGCCGAGCACGGCGCACTGGTCCGCAACCCACGCACCATCGAGGCGCTGGGCCGGGTGGACGTGCTCTGCTTCGACAAGACCGGCACCCTCACCGAGGGGCAGCTCCGCCTCGCCGGGTTCGGCAACGGTGACCGGTACGCCTCGATGGACCAGTTGGCCGGCAGCCCACACCTGCGGGCCACGTTCGCGGCGGCGCTGCGGGCCACCCCGGAGGCGGACGACCCGGAGGAGCTGCCGGAACAGACCGACCGGGCGATCCGCATCGGCGCCCGTACCGTCGACGGGGTCACCGAGCAGGTCGGGGCCACCGGCTGGCGATCGGTCGGCGGGCTGCCGTTCGAGCCGTCCCGCGGCTACCACGCCACGCTCGGCGAGACCGACGACGGTCTGCTGCTCAGCGTGAAAGGCGCCCCGGAACGGGTCCTGCCCCGCTGCGTCGCTCACCGGATGCCCGGCGGCGACGACCGGCCGCTGGACGAGCCGGGCCGGACCCGGCTGAACGAGACCCTGGCCGAGCGGGCCGGAGCCGGGCACCGGGTGCTCGCCATCGCCGAGCGGCGGGTGACCGGCCGGGAGGTCACCGACGACGACGTACGCGACCTGGTCTTCGTGGGCTACCTGACCCTGGCCGACGGGGTGCGGGAGAGTGCCGCGCCGGCCGTCCACCGGATCCGGCAGGCCGGCGTGCACACCATCATGATCACCGGCGACCATCCGGCGACCGCCGAGGCGATCGCCGCGACCATCAGCACCGACGACACCAACCAGCGGGTGGTCACCGCCACCGAGCTGGACCAGCTCGACGACGACGCGCTCGCCGCCCGCCTCACCCGCACCGACGTGGTCGCCCGCTGCACCCCCACCCACAAGGTACGGATCATCCAGGCGCTCCAGAAGGGCGGCCGGGTCGTCGCGATGACCGGGGACGGCGCCAACGACGCGCCCGCGATCCGCCTGGCCGACGTCGGGATCGCCCTCGGCCAGCGGGGCACCCCGGCCGCGAAGGCCGCCGCCGACCTGGTGGTCACCGACGACCGGTTGGAGACCATCATCGCCACCCTGGTAGAGGGGCGGGCCATGTGGTCCTCGGTCCGTCACGCGCTGAGCATCCTGGTCGGCGGCAACCTCGGGGAGATCGCGTTCAGCGTGCTCACCGCCGCCGCGACCGGCCGGTCCGCGCTCACCGGACGGCAACTGCTCCTGGTCAACCTCCTCACCGACCTGGTCCCGGCGATGGCCATCGCGGTCCGGCCACCCAGCCTCCACGACGGCGACCATCTGCTCCGCGAGGGACCGGACACCTCCCTCGGGGAAACTCTGAACCGGGAGATCGGGCTGCGTGCCGCCGCCACCACCCTCGGCGCGACCGCCGGCTGGACGCTCGCCCGCTGGACGGGCAGCCAGCGACGGGCCGGCACGGTGGCCCTCGCCTCCCTGGTCGGCACCCAACTCGGGCAGACCGTGATGGCCGGGGGCACCGGCCCGACCGTGCTCGCCTCCACCGCGGCCTCGATCGGGGCGCTGGTCGCGGTGGTGCAGACCCCGGGAGTCAGCCAGTTCTTCGGCTGCACGCCGCTCGGCCCGGTCGGCTGGACCATCGCCACCGGTTCCGCGCTCGGCGCCACGCTGGGCAACGGCGCGCTCAGCCGGCTGGTGGACCGGCTGCCCCGACCACCGTCCTGA
- a CDS encoding CBS domain-containing protein, protein MPIARDIMTNDVTCVREQDDLKFAARRMAELGVGSLPICGADNRLKGMLTDRDIVVKVLAEGRDPAGVTAGELAQGEAVTIGADDDAAEILRTMGKHKVRRLPVIDGHDLVGIVAVADVARWLPERPVGDLIEAISERG, encoded by the coding sequence ATGCCGATCGCACGTGACATCATGACGAACGACGTGACCTGTGTCCGTGAGCAGGACGATCTCAAGTTCGCAGCTCGCCGGATGGCCGAACTGGGGGTCGGCTCGCTGCCGATCTGTGGCGCGGACAACCGCCTGAAGGGCATGCTGACCGACCGCGACATCGTGGTGAAAGTGCTCGCCGAGGGGCGCGACCCGGCCGGGGTGACCGCCGGCGAACTGGCCCAGGGCGAGGCCGTGACGATCGGCGCGGACGACGACGCGGCCGAGATCCTGCGCACCATGGGCAAGCACAAGGTACGCCGGCTCCCGGTCATCGACGGGCACGACCTGGTGGGGATCGTCGCTGTGGCCGACGTGGCGCGGTGGCTGCCGGAGCGGCCGGTGGGTGACCTGATCGAGGCCATCTCCGAGCGCGGCTGA
- a CDS encoding SufE family protein yields MPEMPSKLAEIVDEFAAAPREVVLEMLLEFADVIPPLPPDQADRAGMEQVPECQTAFFLRARVAPDGTVTTLFDCPPEAPTTRAFAGILAEGLAGASADQVLAVPDDLYQRMGLAQAISPLRVRGGSAILARLKRQVREQVG; encoded by the coding sequence ATGCCCGAGATGCCGTCCAAGCTGGCCGAGATCGTGGACGAGTTCGCCGCCGCCCCGCGCGAGGTGGTGCTCGAGATGCTGCTGGAGTTCGCTGACGTCATTCCCCCGCTCCCGCCGGACCAGGCCGACCGGGCGGGCATGGAGCAGGTGCCGGAGTGCCAGACGGCGTTCTTCCTCCGGGCCCGGGTCGCCCCGGACGGAACGGTGACCACCCTCTTCGACTGCCCGCCCGAGGCCCCGACCACCCGGGCCTTCGCCGGCATCCTGGCCGAGGGGCTGGCTGGGGCCAGCGCCGACCAGGTGCTCGCCGTCCCGGACGACCTGTACCAGCGGATGGGGCTCGCCCAGGCGATCAGCCCGCTCCGGGTACGCGGCGGCTCGGCGATCCTGGCCCGACTCAAGCGACAGGTCCGCGAACAGGTCGGCTGA
- a CDS encoding GAP family protein yields the protein MNLPSVLPLALVMIAGPQIISAIFLASTRNARRNSLAFVLGAGLALLLALSVWYIVFRTVRHTADATGGGGGGHRLLDWVVLVVLVALIPMVYARRGRQPKWMKRLEEANPRFAFGLGFLLLAAMPTDEATMLTVAASLAGHHRPWWHLLPFAGLTLLLLALPLLSLLALGQRALAVLPKIRNWADSHAWVVSELVILIFIATTVHDLLS from the coding sequence GTGAACCTGCCGAGCGTCCTACCGCTCGCCCTGGTGATGATCGCCGGCCCGCAGATCATCAGCGCGATCTTCCTCGCCTCCACCCGGAACGCGCGGCGCAACTCCCTGGCCTTCGTCCTGGGAGCCGGGCTCGCCCTGCTCCTCGCGCTCAGCGTCTGGTACATCGTCTTCCGCACCGTCCGACACACCGCTGACGCGACCGGCGGGGGCGGGGGCGGACACCGGCTCCTCGACTGGGTGGTGCTCGTCGTACTGGTGGCACTGATACCGATGGTCTACGCGCGGCGCGGCCGACAGCCGAAATGGATGAAGCGGCTGGAGGAGGCCAACCCCCGGTTCGCCTTCGGGCTGGGCTTCCTGCTTCTCGCCGCCATGCCCACCGACGAGGCCACCATGCTGACGGTGGCCGCGAGCCTGGCTGGCCACCATCGGCCGTGGTGGCATCTGCTCCCGTTCGCGGGGTTGACGCTGCTGCTGCTCGCGCTGCCGCTGCTGTCGCTGCTCGCCCTCGGCCAACGCGCCCTGGCCGTACTGCCGAAGATCCGGAACTGGGCAGACTCCCACGCGTGGGTGGTCAGTGAGCTGGTCATCCTGATCTTCATCGCGACGACCGTCCACGACCTGCTGAGCTGA
- a CDS encoding YbaK/EbsC family protein → MGTLKTEPAGTRPDLLAPPVAAALERWPVDAPVDVSDVLVAPIDATLADTAAFCAAYEVGLDESANCVVVAGKREGGVRYAACIVLATTRVDVNGVARRTLDVRKASFAPMAEAVELTGMEYGGITPIGLPEGWPILVDSRVVAMPYVIVGSGVRHSKIALPGAALGALPNAQVIEGLAKPIG, encoded by the coding sequence ATGGGGACCCTGAAGACCGAGCCCGCAGGCACCCGACCGGACCTGCTCGCGCCGCCGGTCGCCGCCGCACTCGAACGGTGGCCCGTCGACGCCCCGGTCGACGTGTCGGACGTGCTGGTCGCGCCGATCGACGCCACGCTCGCCGACACCGCCGCCTTCTGCGCCGCGTACGAGGTGGGGCTGGACGAGTCCGCCAACTGCGTCGTGGTGGCCGGTAAGCGGGAGGGTGGCGTCCGCTACGCGGCGTGCATCGTCCTCGCCACGACCCGGGTCGACGTCAACGGGGTGGCCCGGCGGACGCTGGACGTCCGCAAGGCGAGCTTCGCCCCGATGGCCGAGGCGGTCGAACTGACCGGCATGGAGTACGGCGGCATTACGCCGATCGGGCTGCCCGAGGGGTGGCCGATCCTGGTGGACAGCCGGGTGGTCGCCATGCCGTACGTGATCGTCGGGTCGGGCGTACGACACAGCAAGATTGCCCTGCCGGGGGCGGCGCTCGGCGCCCTGCCCAACGCTCAGGTGATCGAGGGGCTGGCCAAGCCCATCGGGTGA
- a CDS encoding DsbA family oxidoreductase, translated as MEIEIYADVVCPWCYVGKRRLEQALAAYEGSVTLRYRPFQLDPTPVAEPRPLLEGLGAKFGGVARARQMADHVAGAAAGVGLKLDFDRAVTANTFDAHRLVRFTEAHDRAAEMIEALFQAHFTDGVDIGSRPALASIAATVGLDETEVRDFLDSDAGVAELRAELAEARSVGVTSVPTFVLAGKYAVSGAQEPETLLAALAEVERRESSAG; from the coding sequence ATGGAGATCGAGATCTACGCCGACGTGGTCTGCCCCTGGTGCTACGTCGGGAAGCGCCGGCTCGAACAGGCTCTGGCGGCGTACGAGGGCAGCGTGACCCTCCGCTACCGGCCGTTCCAGCTCGATCCGACCCCGGTCGCCGAGCCCCGGCCGCTGCTCGAGGGGCTGGGCGCGAAGTTCGGCGGGGTGGCGCGGGCCCGGCAGATGGCCGACCACGTCGCCGGGGCAGCGGCCGGAGTCGGGCTGAAGCTGGACTTCGACCGTGCGGTCACCGCGAACACCTTCGACGCGCACCGGCTCGTCCGGTTCACCGAGGCGCACGACCGGGCGGCCGAGATGATCGAGGCCCTGTTCCAGGCCCACTTCACCGACGGCGTGGACATCGGCTCACGACCCGCGCTCGCCTCGATCGCCGCCACGGTCGGCCTCGACGAGACCGAGGTCCGCGACTTCCTCGACTCGGACGCCGGGGTGGCCGAACTCCGGGCGGAACTGGCCGAGGCCCGGAGCGTCGGGGTGACCAGCGTGCCGACCTTCGTTCTGGCCGGCAAGTACGCGGTCAGCGGCGCCCAGGAACCGGAGACGCTCCTCGCCGCACTGGCCGAAGTGGAGCGCCGGGAGTCGTCGGCCGGATGA
- a CDS encoding CBS domain-containing protein — translation MSGYRVSDVMTRQVVYLSTETPLDEAARVMKEADIGDVVVTEGATLAGMLTDRDIVVRAVAERSDPATTTIGQIITREVVMIEQHCSAAEAAALMRERGIRRILVCDADRKLVGIVSLGDLARQLDPNSALGDISEQAPAV, via the coding sequence ATGTCCGGTTACCGGGTCAGTGACGTGATGACCCGACAGGTGGTCTACCTGTCGACGGAGACGCCCCTGGACGAAGCGGCCAGGGTGATGAAGGAGGCGGACATCGGCGACGTCGTGGTCACCGAGGGCGCCACCCTGGCCGGCATGCTCACCGACCGGGACATCGTGGTCCGGGCGGTGGCCGAGCGCAGCGACCCGGCGACCACCACGATCGGCCAGATCATCACCCGTGAGGTGGTGATGATCGAGCAGCACTGTTCGGCGGCCGAGGCGGCGGCCCTGATGCGCGAGCGCGGCATCCGGCGGATCCTGGTCTGCGACGCCGACCGGAAGCTGGTCGGGATCGTCTCCCTCGGCGACCTGGCGCGGCAGCTCGACCCGAACTCGGCGCTCGGCGACATCAGCGAGCAGGCGCCGGCTGTCTGA